Proteins co-encoded in one Corylus avellana chromosome ca9, CavTom2PMs-1.0 genomic window:
- the LOC132162024 gene encoding probable aldo-keto reductase 3, with amino-acid sequence MEAGRVGRLKLGSQGLEVSAQGLGCMSMSGTYGPPKPEQDMIPLIHHAVHSGVTFLDTSDVYGPFTNEILLGKALKGGVREKVELATKFGGSFGDGKWEIRGDPAYVRACCEASLKRLHLDCIDLYYQHRVDQHRVDTRLPIEVTIGELKKLVEEGKIKYIGLSEASASTIRRAHAVHPITAVQLEWSLWTRDVEQEIIPTCRELGIGIVAYSPLGRGFFSSGLKSVENLSDGDFRKFLPRFLPENMEHNKIIFERVNEMATRKGCTPSQLALAWVHHQGNDVCPIPGTTKINNFNQNIGALFVKLTPEEMAELESFASDDVVKGDRYMTDIPTWETSETPPLSSWKAA; translated from the exons ATGGAGGCCGGCAGAGTGGGGAGGCTAAAGCTAGGTTCTCAGGGACTGGAGGTGTCCGCACAAGGCCTCGGTTGCATGAGCATGTCCGGCACCTATGGCCCTCCCAAGCCCGAACAAGACATGATCCCGCTCATCCACCACGCCGTCCACTCCGGCGTCACCTTCCTCGACACCTCCGACGTCTACGGCCCCTTCACCAACGAAATTCTTCTCGGAAAG GCTCTGAAGGGAGGGGTGAGAGAGAAGGTGGAATTGGCAACCAAGTTCGGAGGTAGCTTTGGGGATGGAAAGTGGGAGATCCGTGGCGATCCGGCGTATGTGAGAGCTTGCTGTGAGGCCAGCTTGAAGCGCCTCCACTTGGATTGCATCGATCTCTACTACCAACACCGCGTCGACCAACACCGCGTCGACACTCGTCTTCCCATCGAAGTCACG ATTGGGGAATTAAAGAAACTAGTGgaagaaggtaaaataaaatacataggTCTCTCTGAGGCCTCTGCTTCCACCATCAGAAGAGCTCATGCGGTTCATCCAATAACAGCTGTGCAGCTGGAGTGGTCTTTGTGGACTAGAGATGTCGAGCAAGAAATCATTCCTACTTGCAG GGAACTGGGCATTGGGATTGTTGCATACAGTCCTCTTGGACGAGGATTCTTTTCGTCGGGGCTCAAGTCTGTTGAAAATCTTTCCGACGGTGACTTCCGAAAG TTTCTTCCTAGGTTCCTACCTGAAAATATGGAACAtaacaaaatcatatttgaaCGTGTGAATGAAATGGCAACAAGGAAGGGATGCACCCCATCGCAGCTAGCACTAGCCTGGGTCCATCACCAAGGGAATGACGTGTGTCCCATTCCAGGAACCaccaaaattaataatttcaaCCAGAACATTGGAGCTCTGTTTGTGAAACTCACACCAGAAGAAATGGCTGAACTCGAATCATTTGCTTCAGATGATGTTGTTAAGGGCGATAGATATATGACCGACATTCCGACTTGGGAGACTTCTGAAACTCCACCACTTTCTTCGTGGAAAGCTGCATAA